The window TTTCAGGCAAGATGCGCATACACCATATCCGCATACTGCCCGGTGACAAGGTAAAGGTGGAGCTATCGCCTTATGATCTGACGAAAGGCAGAATTGTATACAGAGCAAAATAAGGAGGCCGCGGAGTGAAAGTTCCGCGGATGCCTAAAAAAATGAAAGTTAGAGCCAGCGTGAAGAAAATCTGTCAGAAGTGCAAAGTGATACGGCGCAACGGTGTCATTCGCGTGATTTGCAGCGTGAAGAAGCACAAGCAGCGCCAAGGCTAATCAAACACAAGGACAAAAAAGGAGGAAGTTGATTCCGGACTTCAAGAACCGGCGGGAAGACGGCCCTGAAACATGCGGGTGGCCCCCGGCGGCACAGCAGAATCGGCCGGCCGTAAACCGAGCGGGAAGTCAGAAACAAAGGAATTGACATATACTATGGCCAGAATTGCCGGAGTGGATTTACCGAAGAACAAAAGGATTGATGTCGCGCTCTGCTACGTCTATGGCGTGGGGCAGACGCGCTCAAAGGAAATCTTCGCCAGGCTTGGTAACGAGATCAGCCCGGAAACCCGGGTGAAGGATCTTACCGAGCATCAGGTGATGCTTCTGAACAATACCCTGCAGAAAGAATACAAGGTCGAGGGCGAACTGCGGCGTGAAATAACGCAGAATATCCAGCGTTATATTGAGATCGGCTGCTACCGCGGCCTGCGTCATCGCAGAGGCCTGCCTCTGCGCGGACAGCGCACCCGCACCAACGGCCGCACAAGACGCGGCAAGAGAAAAACCGTAGGTTCAAAGTAAGGGGTATATAAAATGGCAGAAAAGAAAATCACCACCAATAACGCTGCGGCCTCGACACCCGCGGCAGGCAAGAAAAAACAGCGCAGAACTGTTTCCTTTGCGGTTATCCATATCAAATGCACGTTTAACAACACCATAATAACCGTTACCGACGACAAGGGCAACGCCCTTGGCTGGTCAACCTCCGGCTCCAACGGGTTCCGGGGCACGAAGAAGGGCACTCCGTTCGCGGCGCAGATAACCTGCTCGCGCGCGCTCGACAAGGTGAAAGATGCGGGTATCAAGGACGCGACCATTCTGGTCACCGGACCCGGACCCGGACGTGAAACCGCCATCAGAGCCGTACAGGCTACGGGGATACATGTAGTCAGCATAAAAGATGTAACCCCCATTCCGCACAACGGATGCAGACCCCCTAAAGCCAGAAGGGTGTAACGGAGGATATGTTAAATGGCCAGATATACTGAAGCAAGATGCAAAAAGTGCCGGAAACTGGACACAAAACTGTTTCTTAAAGGCACCAAATGTTTTACCGGCTGCGTGATGGAAAAACGCGCGGCCAAACAGGGCCGGTTCCAGAGTTTCCGGAGCAAGAAATCGGAATACGCGGTTCGGCTTATGGAGAAACAGCGCGCGAAATTTGCAGCCGGGATGACCGAGCGGCCGTTCAGCAATTTGTTTGTGAAAGCGACGCATATGCCCGGCAGATCAGGCGAGATGTTCCTGCGGCTGCTGGAGACGCGGCTGGACAACGTTGTCCGGCGGCTGGGGTTTGCGGTGTCTTTGCAGGCTGCGCGGCAGCTGGTGAGCCATGGTCATGTGAAAGTGAACGACCGCCGCGTTGACGTGGCGTCATTCCATGTAAAGCCGGGCGATCGGGTCACGCTTGATTCGGCTGTTGCCGGGACTACCGCCGTCAAGCAGGGGCTTGAAGAAACGGACAAGCGCGCTTTGCGGCCCAGCTTTCTGGAATACGACGGGGCGAAATTCTCCGGGAAACTGCTCAGATGGCCGGATCGCGGCGAGATGTCATATTCGGTTAACGAGCAGCTGATTGTCGAGTTCTATTCAAAATAAAATTTCCGGAGGAAACGCGAATGTTTGTTGAAGAATTGGTACTTCCCGCGAAAGTCACCGCGGACGATAAAACAGTCAGCGAGTTTTACGGCAAATTCATCGCCGAGCCCTACGAAAGCGGGTACGGCCACACGGTGGGCAATTCATTGCGCCGGATATTGCTGTCGAGCCTTGACGGCGCGGCGGTAACCGCGGTTCGCCTTGAAGGCGCGGTGCATGAGTACAGCACTCTGTCCGGCGTGCGCGAGGATGTGATAAATATCCTGCTCAACCTCAAACGCCTGCGGGTGAAAATGCACAGCAACGGCCGGGAATATATTTACCTCAACGCCGCCAAAGACGGCGCGGTGACGGCGGCGGATATAACCGGCAACGACAATGTTGAAGTGCTGAACAGGGACCTTGTGCTGGCGCATCTGGAGCCGGGCGCGAAGCTGTCGGCCGAGCTGGAGATTTCGATGGGCCGGGGTTATGTGTCGGCCGACGAGATCGCGAAAGTGCAGCGGCCGGCGGGTTTTATCCCGATGGACGCGCTGTTTTCGCCCGTGACAAAGGTGCATTACGACGTGCAGCCCGCCCGCGTAGGCCAGAAGACCGACTATGACAGGCTTGTCATCGAGGTTCATACGGACGGCACGATCAACCCCAAGGACGCGCTGCAGAAAGCGGCATCCCTGCTGAAAAAATCGCTGCACATCTTCACGCCGGAAGGCGAGCTCGCGGATGAACCCGCGGGCGGAACCGGCGCCGCCGAACCGGTTAAGCTTGACAGCAGCATTGCCGACAAGCTTAACCAGCCGGTTGACATCATAGAACTTTCGAGCCGCTCCGCCAACTGTCTTAAGGCCGCGCAGATCCACATAGTGCGTGATCTGGTGACCAAGACCGACGAGGAGCTGAAAGCGATCAAGAATTTCGGGAACAAGTCCCTTGACGAAATCAAGGAAAAGCTCACCGAGATGGGACTTTCGCTCGGCATGGACGTTTGACGGAGGAAGGATTTTAAAATCCGAGAGCAAGAAATGATCAAAAACCTAGGACATCGCAAACTTTCAAAGACAGGCTCCCACAGACGGAGCATGTTCGCGAACATGACAACCAGTCTCCTTTTAAACGAGGAGATCAAGACAACCGTTATCAAGGCGAAAGAGCTGCGCCGCGTGGTGGAACATGTCATCACGCAGGCTCGGGACGGCAAGAAGGTAGCCGTCATGCGTACGGTAAGAAACAGGGTTGCCTACAAGAAACTGTTTGAAGTAATCGCTCCCCGGTACTCCACTCGGCCGGGCGGCTATACCCGGATACTTCGCATAGGCCGCAGGGCCGGCGATAACACCGAGATGTCGCTCATCCGGCTGGTGGATTAGCAAAAGCGATGCTGGATTATCTGTTTAGCCTGTTCTCCAGCGACATGGGGATGGATCTGGGCACGGCCAACTCGCTTATTTACGTAAGCGGAAAAGGCATAGTGTTGCGGGAACCCTCCGTGGTCGCGATAGACAGGGAAACAAGACAAGTTCGTGCCGTCGGGAGTGAGGCCAAGCAGATGCTTGGCCGCACTCCCGCCAACATCATTGCGGTCAGGCCGTTGCGCAACGGCGTGATAGCGGATTTCGAAGTGACGCAGGAAATGATCAAGTATTTCATCCGCAAAGTGCACAACCGCCGCAACCTGCTGCATCCGCGTATAGTTATCGGAATCCCTTCGGGGATTACCGAAGTGGAACGCCGCGCCGTTCAGGAAGCCGCAGAACAGGCTGGCGCGCGCGAAGTATGCCTGATAGAGGAGCCCATGGCCGCGGCCATTGGAGCTGACCTCCCGATTTCCGAGCCGCACGCCAGCATGATAGTAGACATCGGCGGCGGCACCACAGAAGTGGCCATAATATCGCTTGGCGGGATGGTGGTGACCAAGTCAATAGATGTGGCCGGCGACGAAATGGATGACTGCATTATCCAGTATTTCCGCAGGAAGTACAATCTCATCATAGGCGAAACGACGGCCGAGGATGTCAAAATAAAGATCGGCTCGGTGTTTCCGCTCAAAGAGGAGAAAACGCTTGAGGTCAAGGGCCGGGACCAGTCGCAGGGCCTGCCCAAGACGCTGGTGGTTACGAGCGAGGAAATACGCCAGGCGCTCATGGAGCCCATCCGGCTGATCGTGGATGTGATCAAGAACGCGCTGGAGGAAACTCCGGCCGAGCTGGCCGCGGATCTGGTTGACCGCGGGCTTGTGATCGCGGGCGGCGGGTCGCTTATTCGTGGGATAACCGATTTGATAAGGCAGGAGACGGATTTGCCCGTGCATCGCGCGGCTGATCCGCTCAGCTGCGTGGCTATCGGCACGGGGAAGTATCTGGAAGAGCTGGACAATATCAGAAACCGAAGACCCGATTTTGCAACATGGTACCGGGGACGCGCCAGATAATCGGCGGCCCCGGTTCCCTTTTACAGGAATTTTAGGCAGTTGCGCTGTAATCCCGGCGTCCCCGTTCGCGGGGCGCGTAAAGGCTGATGCGGAATATCGGGTTTCCGGGCTGTAACGGAGACTATGGACAG of the Elusimicrobiaceae bacterium genome contains:
- the rpsK gene encoding 30S ribosomal protein S11, which encodes MAEKKITTNNAAASTPAAGKKKQRRTVSFAVIHIKCTFNNTIITVTDDKGNALGWSTSGSNGFRGTKKGTPFAAQITCSRALDKVKDAGIKDATILVTGPGPGRETAIRAVQATGIHVVSIKDVTPIPHNGCRPPKARRV
- the rpsM gene encoding 30S ribosomal protein S13, with the translated sequence MARIAGVDLPKNKRIDVALCYVYGVGQTRSKEIFARLGNEISPETRVKDLTEHQVMLLNNTLQKEYKVEGELRREITQNIQRYIEIGCYRGLRHRRGLPLRGQRTRTNGRTRRGKRKTVGSK
- the infA gene encoding translation initiation factor IF-1; amino-acid sequence: MGNDKIEVEGVIVESLPNASFRVEIPGGKILLAHISGKMRIHHIRILPGDKVKVELSPYDLTKGRIVYRAK
- a CDS encoding rod shape-determining protein, whose amino-acid sequence is MLDYLFSLFSSDMGMDLGTANSLIYVSGKGIVLREPSVVAIDRETRQVRAVGSEAKQMLGRTPANIIAVRPLRNGVIADFEVTQEMIKYFIRKVHNRRNLLHPRIVIGIPSGITEVERRAVQEAAEQAGAREVCLIEEPMAAAIGADLPISEPHASMIVDIGGGTTEVAIISLGGMVVTKSIDVAGDEMDDCIIQYFRRKYNLIIGETTAEDVKIKIGSVFPLKEEKTLEVKGRDQSQGLPKTLVVTSEEIRQALMEPIRLIVDVIKNALEETPAELAADLVDRGLVIAGGGSLIRGITDLIRQETDLPVHRAADPLSCVAIGTGKYLEELDNIRNRRPDFATWYRGRAR
- a CDS encoding DNA-directed RNA polymerase subunit alpha; translation: MFVEELVLPAKVTADDKTVSEFYGKFIAEPYESGYGHTVGNSLRRILLSSLDGAAVTAVRLEGAVHEYSTLSGVREDVINILLNLKRLRVKMHSNGREYIYLNAAKDGAVTAADITGNDNVEVLNRDLVLAHLEPGAKLSAELEISMGRGYVSADEIAKVQRPAGFIPMDALFSPVTKVHYDVQPARVGQKTDYDRLVIEVHTDGTINPKDALQKAASLLKKSLHIFTPEGELADEPAGGTGAAEPVKLDSSIADKLNQPVDIIELSSRSANCLKAAQIHIVRDLVTKTDEELKAIKNFGNKSLDEIKEKLTEMGLSLGMDV
- the rpsD gene encoding 30S ribosomal protein S4, with translation MARYTEARCKKCRKLDTKLFLKGTKCFTGCVMEKRAAKQGRFQSFRSKKSEYAVRLMEKQRAKFAAGMTERPFSNLFVKATHMPGRSGEMFLRLLETRLDNVVRRLGFAVSLQAARQLVSHGHVKVNDRRVDVASFHVKPGDRVTLDSAVAGTTAVKQGLEETDKRALRPSFLEYDGAKFSGKLLRWPDRGEMSYSVNEQLIVEFYSK
- the rplQ gene encoding 50S ribosomal protein L17, whose translation is MIKNLGHRKLSKTGSHRRSMFANMTTSLLLNEEIKTTVIKAKELRRVVEHVITQARDGKKVAVMRTVRNRVAYKKLFEVIAPRYSTRPGGYTRILRIGRRAGDNTEMSLIRLVD
- the rpmJ gene encoding 50S ribosomal protein L36, with amino-acid sequence MKVRASVKKICQKCKVIRRNGVIRVICSVKKHKQRQG